Proteins encoded by one window of Salmonirosea aquatica:
- the rpsT gene encoding 30S ribosomal protein S20 has protein sequence MANHKSALKRIRANETKRLRNRYQHKTTRTYIRKLRSTTDQAAAVAVYKTVSSMLDRLAKKNVIHKNKANNQKSKLAKYVKSLAAA, from the coding sequence ATGGCAAATCATAAATCAGCATTAAAGAGAATTCGTGCCAACGAAACCAAGCGTTTGAGAAACCGCTACCAGCACAAAACTACGCGTACCTACATCCGCAAATTGCGCAGCACCACCGATCAGGCCGCTGCGGTTGCCGTTTACAAGACCGTATCATCCATGTTGGATCGTTTAGCCAAGAAAAACGTCATTCATAAGAACAAAGCCAACAATCAGAAATCGAAATTGGCCAAATACGTGAAATCGCTGGCTGCTGCCTAA
- the cdaA gene encoding diadenylate cyclase CdaA, protein MRIGFLVISWTDVLDILLVSFLLYQIYVLVKGSIASRVFLGYLFVYVFYLIVKGLRLELLTAILQYFMGVGAIALIVIFQQEIRRFLLIIGKSTAFTNNRFFNTFLGSTEPGLESGNLKAIVEASRSIASDFNGALIVIKKKDDLEKYIQTGAPLDALISKPLLVSVFNQYSALNDGAVIIADGRVSASRCILPVADGREVPSSVGFRHRAAMGISEATDAAVVVISEQTGRISLAIEGELFSNIPASELEMRLAEYLNSDKQRV, encoded by the coding sequence ATGCGAATAGGATTCCTGGTCATTAGTTGGACCGACGTGCTCGACATCCTGCTGGTTTCATTCCTGCTGTACCAGATCTACGTCCTGGTCAAGGGAAGTATCGCCAGCCGGGTATTTCTGGGGTACCTGTTCGTGTATGTCTTTTACCTGATTGTCAAGGGACTCCGCCTGGAATTGCTTACGGCCATTCTCCAGTATTTTATGGGGGTGGGGGCCATTGCGCTCATTGTTATCTTCCAGCAGGAAATCCGCCGTTTTCTGCTTATCATCGGAAAATCGACGGCCTTTACCAACAATCGGTTTTTTAATACATTTCTGGGTTCCACGGAGCCGGGCCTGGAATCCGGTAATTTGAAAGCCATCGTGGAGGCGAGCCGTTCCATTGCCTCTGATTTCAACGGAGCGCTGATTGTGATAAAAAAGAAGGATGACCTCGAAAAGTACATCCAGACGGGCGCTCCCCTGGACGCGCTGATTTCCAAACCTTTACTAGTTTCGGTATTCAACCAGTACAGTGCTCTGAACGACGGGGCGGTAATCATTGCTGATGGGCGAGTCAGTGCCTCGCGCTGCATACTACCCGTGGCCGATGGCCGGGAGGTACCTTCCTCGGTGGGATTCCGGCACCGCGCTGCCATGGGCATCAGCGAAGCTACCGATGCGGCCGTAGTCGTCATATCCGAACAGACCGGGCGCATTTCGCTCGCCATCGAGGGTGAACTGTTCAGTAATATACCCGCTTCGGAGCTCGAAATGCGTCTGGCTGAATACCTGAACTCCGATAAGCAACGAGTGTAA
- a CDS encoding ABC-F family ATP-binding cassette domain-containing protein, giving the protein MLTVQNVSLRYGKRILFDEVNIKFVPGNCYGVIGANGAGKSTFLKILSGEIEPQTGSVSLNPGERLAFLSQDQFAFDDYTVMDTVILGHKRLYEVMKERDAVYAKEDFTDADGEKAAELEAEFADLNGWEAEAEAAQLLSGLSLPEDLHFTMMKDLNGNDKVRVLLAQALFGNPDVLLLDEPTNNLDVDTVMWLENFLANFKNTVIVVSHDRHFLDQVTTHVVDIDFSKIQLYTGNYTFWYESSQLALKQRQDANKKAEDKRKELEEFIRRFSANASKSKQATSRQKLLEKITIDDIKPSSRKYPYIAFKPEREVGDQILRVEGLSKRAEDGTPLFEGVSFAVNRDDKIAFVGGNMQAISTLFDILMGEAKADSGTFSWGVTITKTYFPKDPTEFFDVDLNLVDWLRQYSVEKDESFIRGFLGRMLFSGEESLKKAGVLSGGEKVRCMLSKMMLSASNVLIMDDPTNHLDLESITALNNGLIDFNGNVLFYSHDHQFIQTVANRIIEVGPKGMLDKLMTYDEYIQDSYIKAQREALYEGVLA; this is encoded by the coding sequence ATGCTTACAGTTCAGAACGTATCCCTGCGGTACGGAAAAAGAATATTATTTGACGAAGTAAATATCAAATTTGTTCCTGGCAACTGCTATGGCGTGATTGGCGCCAACGGGGCGGGAAAGTCCACCTTTTTGAAAATCTTATCGGGTGAAATCGAACCCCAGACGGGCAGTGTGAGTTTGAACCCGGGTGAGCGTTTGGCTTTTCTGAGCCAGGATCAATTTGCCTTCGATGATTACACGGTCATGGATACGGTCATTCTGGGCCACAAGCGGTTGTATGAGGTCATGAAGGAACGTGATGCCGTGTATGCCAAGGAGGACTTTACGGATGCCGATGGTGAAAAGGCCGCCGAATTGGAAGCCGAGTTTGCCGACCTGAATGGCTGGGAGGCCGAAGCCGAAGCGGCCCAGTTGCTGAGCGGGTTGTCGCTGCCGGAGGATTTGCATTTTACGATGATGAAGGACCTCAACGGCAACGACAAAGTGCGGGTACTTTTGGCCCAGGCGCTTTTCGGCAATCCCGACGTGCTGCTTCTTGACGAGCCTACCAACAACCTGGATGTGGATACGGTGATGTGGCTGGAGAACTTCCTGGCCAATTTCAAAAACACCGTGATTGTGGTATCCCACGACCGCCACTTCCTCGATCAGGTAACGACCCACGTGGTGGATATTGATTTCAGCAAAATCCAGCTGTATACCGGAAATTATACCTTCTGGTACGAATCCAGCCAGCTTGCCCTGAAACAGCGGCAGGATGCCAACAAGAAGGCAGAGGATAAGCGGAAGGAACTGGAAGAATTTATCCGCCGGTTCAGTGCCAATGCTTCCAAGTCGAAACAAGCAACCTCCCGGCAGAAACTGCTGGAAAAAATTACCATCGACGACATCAAGCCTTCATCACGCAAGTACCCCTACATCGCTTTCAAACCCGAACGGGAGGTAGGTGATCAGATTCTGCGGGTCGAAGGATTATCAAAGCGGGCCGAGGACGGAACACCCCTTTTTGAAGGCGTTAGCTTTGCGGTGAACCGTGACGATAAAATTGCGTTCGTTGGGGGTAATATGCAGGCCATCAGCACGTTGTTCGATATTTTAATGGGCGAAGCTAAGGCGGATTCAGGTACCTTTAGCTGGGGAGTTACCATTACCAAAACCTATTTCCCCAAAGATCCCACCGAATTTTTCGATGTCGACCTGAACCTCGTGGACTGGTTGCGGCAATATTCGGTCGAGAAAGACGAAAGTTTTATTCGTGGTTTTCTAGGACGCATGCTGTTCAGCGGCGAGGAATCGCTGAAAAAAGCGGGGGTACTATCAGGAGGTGAGAAAGTACGGTGTATGTTGTCGAAAATGATGCTTTCGGCTTCTAATGTGCTGATTATGGACGATCCGACCAACCACCTCGATCTGGAATCCATTACCGCCCTGAACAATGGCCTGATTGATTTCAATGGGAACGTCCTGTTTTATTCGCACGATCACCAGTTCATTCAGACGGTCGCTAACCGGATTATTGAAGTTGGTCCAAAAGGTATGCTGGACAAGCTGATGACCTACGATGAGTACATTCAGGATAGCTACATCAAAGCCCAACGGGAAGCCCTATACGAAGGGGTACTTGCCTGA
- a CDS encoding outer membrane beta-barrel protein — translation MKANQFFFLSILVLFSARSMAQTTAKKFTWGLKVGANFSQLDDLSYQTPRLGSDGLPVMSGGNVVYDFFQQNDAHTTGLVGGAYARIGRKMYIQPEVLFSVKGGKMDLIRQGLETRSFDTRVGSIDLPLLLGIKLGPLRLNAGPMASLRVLDGDLKGALKEYTSQSVRQSIQQAQFGYQAGIGLSFSGMQLDLRREGGLGKSASTTAEPTTPASVSPRSSLWQLTVGFGF, via the coding sequence ATGAAAGCAAATCAGTTTTTTTTTCTGTCGATCCTTGTACTTTTTTCTGCGCGCAGCATGGCGCAAACAACCGCCAAAAAATTCACCTGGGGTTTGAAAGTAGGAGCTAACTTCTCGCAGCTTGACGATCTGTCGTATCAGACCCCCAGGTTAGGCTCCGATGGACTGCCCGTGATGTCGGGAGGGAATGTTGTGTATGATTTTTTCCAGCAAAATGATGCGCACACGACGGGGCTCGTGGGTGGAGCCTACGCCCGCATCGGCCGGAAAATGTATATCCAACCGGAAGTACTCTTTTCAGTGAAAGGCGGCAAGATGGACCTCATCCGCCAAGGACTCGAAACCCGCTCGTTCGATACCAGAGTAGGTTCCATCGACCTACCTCTGCTTTTGGGGATAAAGCTTGGTCCACTGCGCCTGAACGCCGGTCCGATGGCTTCACTGCGGGTACTCGATGGCGATCTGAAAGGAGCTTTGAAAGAATACACCAGCCAGTCCGTGCGTCAGTCAATTCAACAGGCCCAATTTGGCTATCAGGCGGGCATTGGCTTATCTTTTTCTGGGATGCAGCTTGATTTGCGGCGTGAAGGAGGACTGGGCAAATCCGCTTCTACTACGGCTGAACCCACCACGCCCGCCAGCGTTTCACCTCGTTCATCGCTCTGGCAGCTCACCGTGGGTTTCGGTTTCTGA
- a CDS encoding gliding motility-associated C-terminal domain-containing protein produces the protein MKGRQALYRFVGLSVLIGWNCIWTTVVQAQCPNTIPNVSEYGTGSYSVKQVGSTCLPYTVNVANTLPGSTHVRTLFDYRGGPISADSLKTDTLHTYTRPGKYTIVQFSEKDGRQLIACPDVYVYDTLPPAVRMVPCGDARVKLIFESLPRYDSHWIAWGDGNVQEISTYAKSANHTYDTPPPHTITVWGTVNPGLCRSRDQLLVFDPAQNLPPPSIKSFTPPDASTTELVIDNPSKSELVLLKKREMGIWESTGRIVTQIQETLQVPMDSLSLLCFRLQPTDTCLVVSQQSDAVCSATLQITSSDQAHTLSWRTLEVPPQAKVTILKDAVYWQDISALGAMGDLIDPDLSCGRDHCYQLTIASPGYLFSSQVLCRRSPAALCGPTLSLFVPDAFSPNGDGMNDFFEIKGDAFTFFELSIFSPWGTVLFHSTEQHSSWDGKFQDHWVAPGTYLYSLTVESSGLGQRHTRRGSVLVLK, from the coding sequence ATGAAAGGGCGCCAGGCGTTGTATAGGTTTGTCGGTTTGAGCGTATTGATTGGTTGGAACTGCATTTGGACCACGGTTGTCCAGGCCCAATGTCCCAATACCATTCCCAATGTATCAGAATACGGCACGGGCTCTTACTCGGTGAAGCAGGTAGGTAGCACCTGCCTACCTTATACTGTCAATGTAGCCAATACCCTGCCTGGATCGACCCATGTACGTACCCTATTTGATTACCGCGGCGGTCCGATCAGTGCCGATAGCCTGAAAACCGATACACTGCATACCTACACTCGTCCGGGGAAGTACACCATTGTGCAATTTTCAGAAAAAGACGGCCGTCAGCTGATTGCCTGTCCCGACGTGTATGTGTACGACACTCTGCCACCCGCTGTTCGTATGGTACCTTGCGGGGACGCCCGGGTCAAATTAATTTTCGAGAGTCTCCCCCGGTATGATTCACACTGGATTGCGTGGGGCGATGGAAACGTTCAGGAGATTTCCACCTATGCCAAGTCCGCTAACCACACCTATGATACCCCTCCGCCGCATACGATTACGGTCTGGGGTACCGTAAATCCGGGTCTATGCCGGAGCCGGGACCAGCTGCTCGTATTCGATCCCGCTCAGAACCTGCCGCCGCCTTCCATCAAATCCTTCACCCCCCCGGATGCATCCACCACCGAATTAGTGATTGATAATCCCTCCAAAAGTGAACTGGTTTTGCTAAAAAAGCGGGAAATGGGAATTTGGGAAAGCACGGGACGCATCGTAACGCAGATACAGGAAACCCTCCAGGTACCTATGGACTCACTAAGCCTGCTGTGTTTCCGGCTGCAACCCACCGACACCTGCCTGGTGGTAAGTCAGCAGTCCGATGCAGTATGCTCGGCCACCCTACAAATCACAAGCTCAGATCAAGCCCATACCTTATCCTGGCGTACCCTCGAGGTACCCCCACAGGCTAAGGTCACTATTCTAAAGGATGCGGTGTACTGGCAGGATATCAGCGCATTGGGAGCCATGGGTGACCTGATTGATCCAGATTTGAGTTGCGGTCGGGACCATTGCTATCAACTTACTATTGCCAGCCCTGGGTACTTGTTTTCATCCCAGGTGCTTTGTCGCCGCTCGCCGGCTGCTCTTTGCGGACCTACCCTATCGCTTTTTGTTCCTGATGCTTTTTCACCCAATGGCGATGGAATGAATGATTTTTTTGAGATCAAGGGGGATGCCTTTACTTTCTTCGAGCTATCTATATTCAGTCCCTGGGGTACAGTACTTTTCCACTCCACCGAGCAGCATAGTTCCTGGGACGGAAAATTCCAGGACCACTGGGTTGCTCCGGGCACCTACCTCTACAGCCTTACCGTAGAGAGTTCCGGCTTGGGGCAACGGCACACGCGACGAGGTTCCGTGCTGGTATTAAAATAA
- the folP gene encoding dihydropteroate synthase — protein MLPSNPKTLNLGGKVLDLSTPAVMGILNITPDSFYETSRFRPDSDEIVDQAGQMLNDGAAIIDIGGYSTRPGATELSETEEWDRVGPVIEKLVRHFPDICISIDTFRSRIARQAVRAGAMLINDVSGGNLDEQMFSTVAEMGVPYVLMHMRGTPQTMTKLTHYEHLVTDVLKELQAKLIRLRSLGIADVVVDPGFGFAKTVGQNFELLNALNVFHSLDAPLLVGLSRKSLIWRTLGITATEALNGTTVLNTLALEKGAALLRVHDVKEATQTIKLWQRTRGVT, from the coding sequence ATGCTCCCAAGCAACCCAAAGACCCTGAATCTGGGCGGCAAAGTACTGGATCTGTCCACGCCTGCCGTGATGGGAATCCTGAATATCACCCCGGATTCTTTTTATGAGACGAGTCGATTTCGGCCTGACTCAGACGAAATTGTAGATCAGGCAGGCCAGATGCTGAACGACGGGGCCGCGATTATTGACATTGGTGGCTATTCTACCCGCCCCGGCGCGACCGAACTCAGTGAAACTGAAGAATGGGATAGGGTAGGCCCGGTGATCGAAAAACTGGTGCGTCATTTTCCGGATATCTGCATCTCCATCGATACTTTCCGTTCGCGCATAGCCCGGCAGGCGGTGCGGGCGGGGGCTATGCTGATCAACGATGTATCGGGTGGCAACCTCGATGAACAGATGTTCTCCACAGTCGCCGAGATGGGGGTACCCTACGTACTCATGCACATGCGGGGTACCCCGCAGACCATGACCAAGCTGACCCACTATGAGCATCTGGTGACCGATGTGCTGAAAGAATTGCAAGCCAAGCTAATACGATTGAGATCTCTTGGCATCGCTGATGTGGTAGTTGACCCAGGCTTTGGATTTGCCAAAACCGTGGGGCAGAATTTCGAACTTCTGAACGCACTGAATGTTTTCCACAGCCTCGATGCTCCCCTGCTGGTGGGCCTTTCGCGGAAATCGCTCATTTGGCGCACTTTGGGGATTACCGCGACCGAGGCGCTCAATGGTACCACCGTGCTCAATACATTGGCTTTGGAAAAAGGGGCTGCCCTGTTGCGGGTGCACGATGTAAAAGAGGCTACCCAAACGATCAAACTCTGGCAAAGGACTAGGGGAGTAACCTAG
- a CDS encoding beta-propeller fold lactonase family protein gives MKKLFLFAGLATLGAFSAHAQTPSVTFNARGMVAISDADMAASALVDGKLLRDNTIKDKLTSIKFPLVRGGSSVGEISVPNSTLTYTKSMAVPKTGGLAFVLDTRSAPAETVNEYPDVVSGFPDGQRLYVVDIVNFANPKVKFQFPVGKNPTSIDVYKNELMISTSVPGKELVFYETDDTGKPTRALYLPSTLDSTNRIIDLTWHPTGNYLAVTLESTKELALYKIIREGGKLKNIEMVGKPFKVGDTPTSGKFSEDGKYYYVMDTKGAMGKATANGDLHVVEFSLDGSGEHKVTATTPVGTNPGAFAISPDGSMVVAVNAGNSAQPWDKEGADKGSSLSLYTLAGGTLTKVADYPFPGILPQSVAFDKDGSNLAVAVYEYLDYGRRTGGIEFWTVTKGATPSLTKQMGRISVERGAHTIRVVP, from the coding sequence ATGAAAAAATTATTTCTGTTTGCCGGACTGGCCACCTTGGGAGCATTTTCTGCCCACGCCCAGACGCCTTCCGTAACGTTTAATGCCCGAGGGATGGTCGCTATTTCCGATGCCGATATGGCGGCTTCCGCCCTGGTGGATGGCAAACTTCTTCGTGACAACACCATTAAAGACAAACTGACTTCCATTAAGTTTCCCCTGGTTCGGGGCGGGAGTAGCGTGGGTGAAATCAGCGTACCGAACTCCACTTTGACCTATACCAAAAGTATGGCGGTTCCCAAAACCGGCGGCCTGGCGTTTGTGCTGGATACCCGCAGTGCCCCCGCCGAAACTGTGAACGAATACCCTGACGTAGTATCAGGATTTCCTGACGGACAGCGACTGTATGTGGTGGACATTGTGAATTTTGCCAATCCAAAGGTGAAGTTTCAATTCCCGGTTGGTAAAAACCCCACCTCGATCGACGTGTACAAGAACGAGTTGATGATCTCCACGAGTGTTCCTGGCAAAGAGCTGGTGTTTTATGAAACGGACGACACGGGTAAACCTACCCGTGCGCTCTACCTGCCCTCTACTCTGGACAGCACCAATCGCATTATTGACCTCACCTGGCATCCTACGGGCAATTACCTGGCGGTCACGCTGGAATCGACCAAAGAACTGGCATTGTACAAAATCATCCGGGAAGGTGGCAAGCTCAAAAACATCGAAATGGTGGGCAAGCCTTTCAAGGTAGGTGACACCCCTACATCGGGCAAGTTCTCGGAGGATGGCAAATACTATTATGTGATGGATACTAAAGGAGCCATGGGCAAAGCTACTGCCAATGGTGACCTGCATGTCGTTGAGTTTTCGCTGGACGGCTCGGGTGAGCATAAAGTCACGGCAACGACTCCCGTGGGTACCAATCCCGGTGCATTCGCCATCAGTCCCGACGGCAGCATGGTAGTGGCCGTCAATGCGGGCAATAGCGCTCAACCCTGGGACAAGGAAGGTGCTGACAAAGGAAGTTCATTGAGCCTGTACACTCTGGCCGGAGGTACCCTCACCAAAGTGGCGGATTATCCCTTCCCCGGAATTCTCCCACAAAGTGTTGCCTTTGATAAGGATGGTTCCAATCTCGCCGTGGCGGTCTATGAGTACCTGGATTACGGACGTCGCACGGGCGGCATCGAGTTCTGGACGGTGACGAAGGGGGCAACTCCATCCCTGACGAAGCAAATGGGTAGAATCAGTGTCGAGCGCGGTGCTCACACGATTCGCGTAGTTCCCTGA
- a CDS encoding gluconate 2-dehydrogenase subunit 3 family protein → MKRRDTLKAITLSSFGIAAVNPQELLAERREMELAMAAEDPKVVGFGRTEEEAAYDARLMKEKYFTDAELATLAVLSDIIIPADKNSGSASQSGVPQFIEFMVKDQPNWQTPFRGGLAWLDQESRKRFGKIFTAITADQRLKIVDDIAYPELAKPEMSQGVAFFNTMRNFTATGFFSSEMGIKDIGYMGNRPNVWDGVPADVLKKYGFS, encoded by the coding sequence ATGAAACGCAGAGACACGCTCAAAGCGATCACCTTAAGTTCTTTCGGCATTGCTGCCGTCAATCCCCAGGAACTTCTCGCCGAACGGCGCGAAATGGAACTGGCCATGGCCGCCGAAGACCCTAAAGTCGTCGGTTTTGGCCGCACGGAAGAAGAGGCCGCCTACGATGCCCGGCTGATGAAGGAAAAGTACTTCACCGACGCCGAACTGGCTACCCTGGCGGTATTGTCTGATATCATCATTCCGGCCGATAAGAACTCGGGAAGCGCCTCCCAGTCGGGGGTACCTCAATTCATTGAGTTCATGGTCAAAGACCAGCCCAACTGGCAGACTCCCTTCCGGGGTGGATTGGCCTGGCTGGATCAGGAATCGCGGAAGCGATTTGGGAAGATTTTCACGGCCATCACAGCTGATCAACGACTAAAAATCGTAGACGACATCGCTTATCCCGAACTCGCCAAACCCGAAATGAGTCAGGGAGTGGCTTTTTTCAATACCATGCGCAATTTTACAGCGACCGGCTTTTTTTCCAGCGAAATGGGAATTAAAGATATAGGTTACATGGGAAATCGTCCTAATGTTTGGGATGGTGTGCCCGCCGATGTATTAAAAAAGTACGGCTTTAGCTAG
- a CDS encoding S9 family peptidase: MQKTILSNDGQWVAYEINPQEGDGELVVEAPATGRRLNFSRGYGAQFSADGTYLIAKIKPALEAMRVAKKQKLKPDKMPKDSLIVVKLADGQQRSYANVASFKVGEDGGNWLAFLTKKEEAKKDTTQKAAKPKKPKKLKGDLLTVQNMDGTETFLFENVGDYAISDQGNRILLAREWLRDTTIVRGVYAFTVRTKATEALDSSSVVEVYTNLTLDKPGGQGAWMSSLDSAKAEVKSFSLFLRDFSKKNNVLVADSTTKALPTYYTPSEYRKPRFSDDGSRLYFGAAPLANPSLKDTTMLDDELSRVDVWTWNDKRLQPMQDKQRKEMLEKNYWAVYEVNSKKVIQLGSEILDDVDINFKLNNTYLLAKSNTTYQKMSSWEPGHTDLYVINALTGQNSLVAQDVLGRSEMSPTGKYVVWFDERDTLWKAYDRKMTTLRNLTKELNVAFYDEEHDTPDTPNSYGLAGWTPDDRYLLVYDRYDLWRLDPTGQDKPLNVTNGYGRREKVQLRYLKVLEDADFIDPSASNLLHGLWEKDKETGILSWKSGADPTVIIKEAYSYLPNSVAKAKKAEVYVFQKGNYAHPNELYYVKDWKQPQKLTNLAAQTDGILWGTSELVSWVSSQGVTLEGLLFKPENFDPNKKYPMLVYYYERNASSLHAFRAPAPSRSTINIPYCVSNGYLVFVPDIVYGGGTPGKNAYDCIVSGVLDLVDRGFVDRKNIGIQGQSWGGYQTAYLITQTNLFKAAMAGAIVANMTSAYGGIRWGTGLSRMFQYEKTQSRIGGTLWEKPLYYIENSPLFYADRVETPVLLMHNDADGSVPWYQGIEFFTALRRLNKPVWMLVYNDEDHNLTKRPNMKDLSIRMYQFFDHYLKNAPMPSWMSEGRTVIEKQRWDMKYD, translated from the coding sequence GTGCAAAAAACCATTTTGTCGAACGACGGACAATGGGTAGCCTACGAAATCAACCCGCAGGAAGGCGATGGAGAACTTGTGGTGGAAGCACCCGCTACCGGGCGCCGACTGAATTTTTCCCGTGGCTACGGAGCACAATTTTCGGCAGATGGTACGTATCTGATTGCCAAAATCAAACCCGCCCTGGAAGCGATGCGGGTAGCCAAAAAGCAGAAGTTGAAACCCGACAAAATGCCCAAAGATAGTTTGATCGTGGTGAAACTTGCCGATGGACAGCAGCGATCATACGCCAATGTGGCTTCCTTCAAAGTAGGAGAGGATGGCGGCAATTGGCTCGCTTTCCTTACGAAAAAGGAAGAGGCAAAAAAAGATACCACCCAAAAAGCCGCCAAGCCGAAAAAGCCGAAAAAGCTGAAAGGCGACCTGCTCACCGTTCAGAATATGGATGGGACCGAGACATTCCTGTTCGAAAATGTAGGCGACTACGCGATTTCGGACCAGGGGAATCGGATCCTGTTGGCCCGCGAATGGCTACGGGACACTACCATCGTCCGTGGGGTCTATGCCTTTACGGTCCGCACCAAAGCAACTGAAGCACTGGATTCTAGCTCGGTGGTAGAGGTCTATACCAATTTGACCCTCGATAAGCCGGGAGGGCAGGGCGCCTGGATGAGTTCACTGGATAGTGCCAAGGCCGAGGTCAAAAGCTTTTCTCTTTTTCTGCGAGACTTTTCTAAAAAGAACAATGTACTGGTAGCCGATTCGACCACCAAGGCGCTGCCTACGTACTACACGCCATCCGAATACAGGAAACCTCGGTTTTCGGATGACGGAAGTCGCTTGTATTTTGGGGCGGCTCCGTTGGCAAACCCTTCCTTAAAGGATACCACAATGCTTGATGACGAGCTTTCGCGGGTAGATGTATGGACCTGGAACGATAAGCGGCTACAGCCCATGCAGGATAAGCAACGGAAGGAAATGCTGGAAAAAAACTATTGGGCGGTATATGAGGTGAATTCCAAAAAGGTGATCCAACTGGGTAGCGAGATCCTGGATGATGTGGATATAAACTTCAAATTGAATAACACCTACCTGCTGGCGAAATCAAACACTACCTACCAGAAAATGAGTTCGTGGGAGCCAGGACATACGGATCTGTACGTAATCAACGCCCTTACGGGCCAGAATTCCCTGGTCGCGCAGGACGTACTGGGTAGGTCGGAAATGTCGCCGACGGGGAAATATGTGGTGTGGTTCGATGAACGTGATACTCTGTGGAAGGCCTATGACCGTAAAATGACCACGCTGCGAAACCTGACCAAAGAACTCAACGTGGCTTTCTACGACGAAGAACACGATACACCCGACACGCCCAACTCCTATGGACTGGCCGGCTGGACACCGGATGACCGGTACCTTTTGGTATACGACCGCTATGATCTCTGGCGGCTGGACCCGACCGGACAGGATAAGCCCTTGAACGTGACCAACGGCTACGGACGCCGGGAAAAAGTGCAGCTGAGGTACCTGAAGGTACTTGAGGATGCTGATTTCATTGATCCTTCGGCCAGCAATCTGTTGCATGGGCTTTGGGAAAAAGACAAGGAGACAGGAATTCTGAGCTGGAAATCGGGCGCTGACCCAACCGTCATCATAAAGGAAGCCTACAGCTACTTACCCAATTCGGTAGCGAAGGCCAAAAAAGCAGAGGTGTACGTATTTCAAAAAGGTAATTATGCCCATCCCAATGAGCTCTACTACGTAAAAGACTGGAAACAGCCTCAGAAACTGACCAACCTGGCTGCACAAACCGATGGAATCCTGTGGGGTACCTCAGAACTGGTTTCGTGGGTTTCCAGTCAGGGAGTCACGTTGGAAGGTTTACTCTTCAAGCCTGAAAACTTTGACCCGAATAAAAAGTACCCCATGCTGGTGTACTACTACGAGCGAAACGCCAGTTCGCTGCATGCCTTCCGGGCACCGGCACCCAGCCGCTCTACGATTAACATTCCCTACTGTGTTTCCAACGGGTACCTGGTGTTTGTGCCCGATATCGTATACGGCGGGGGTACCCCAGGCAAAAATGCCTACGACTGTATTGTATCGGGCGTGCTCGATCTAGTGGATCGGGGCTTTGTCGATCGGAAAAACATCGGGATTCAGGGCCAGAGCTGGGGAGGCTACCAAACCGCCTACCTGATTACCCAAACCAACCTGTTCAAAGCCGCCATGGCGGGTGCCATCGTGGCCAACATGACCAGCGCCTACGGAGGAATCCGCTGGGGTACCGGGCTAAGCCGGATGTTTCAGTATGAGAAAACCCAAAGCCGGATTGGGGGTACCCTTTGGGAGAAACCCCTATACTACATCGAAAACTCACCGCTCTTCTATGCCGATCGGGTGGAAACTCCGGTGCTGTTGATGCACAACGACGCCGATGGGTCGGTACCCTGGTACCAGGGCATCGAATTTTTTACCGCGTTGCGCCGCCTGAACAAGCCCGTTTGGATGCTGGTCTACAACGATGAAGACCATAATCTGACCAAGCGGCCCAATATGAAAGACCTCAGTATCAGAATGTACCAGTTTTTTGACCACTACCTCAAAAATGCGCCGATGCCTTCCTGGATGAGCGAGGGTAGAACCGTGATCGAGAAACAACGGTGGGATATGAAGTACGATTAA